In Deinococcus maricopensis DSM 21211, the sequence GCGTGAGGAAGAGACCGAGAACTGAATGAGCGGACACACCATCACCCTCACTGTGGATCGTTTAACCCAGAAGATGACCAGCAGCATGGGCAACGGCACCGTCGCCAAGGTGCTTGATCGGCCCCACGGGTTGAAGGTCATGCTTCTGGAGGAGGGCGGACAGTACTGGTGCGCTTTCTCACACACAAGCGGCGGTGACGATATCTATGAAGTGATGAATCCAGGAATTCCTGTTGCTCCACTCGTCAATGTCGTGGCGATTGCTGGCCAGCTCGTCGATAGCATAGCTGTCTTGTCCAACACGATGCCCCTCCCTGACCGCCTGTCGTTCGCCTCGCAGAGCATTGCAGTTAAGAACGGGGACATCATCGAGTTCACTGATCGCGACAGCGTGCGCTATGCGGTTAGGGCACAGAGTGTGACCTCTGGCCCCAATAACTCTCTAGACGTCGCTATCCAGTTCATCTGATCAGGCGGCGCCCGAATGCCCCCAGCTAAGCGCTGGGGCTTTTTCTTTGCGGCGGCATCCTCGGACCGAAGCTCCTAGACCTGATCGGCGCTGAGGGTTTGAATCTGAGCAATGAGTGTTAGCACGCGCACCATGCACGTGGGCTACTCGGTCGCTTGCCTGGCATCCGTTGTCCTGTGCGGCGTCGTTGTCGCGCTCGGGAAGCGGCTCCGCGCCGAACTGAACAATCAGTGATTAGCAACCCCAGCCTCCATACCCACACTCGCTTGGCTCATCCTCAACGTAGGTGTCGTCTATAGCTTCGCTCGTTGAGGTGGAAGTGGACGCTGGCGGGTAGTAGATTGAGGGGTTGCGTTCATAGGCGCGTTGAGCAGCTTCGGTGTTCCAGCGCTCTATATTCATGACCACGTACCAACCGCCAATCACGACCGCCACCGCAGTCGTCAGGCCGATCATCCGCGTTCGCGCCCGGTTGCGACGGTCTGGGTCGTAACGGTCCTCGAACACCCCGGTCACCAAGGTGTAGGCCATCAAGAAGACCCAGCCTGTTGGCACCAAGAGAATCATCAACATCACGATGTTCCCCATGCATCCAATCGTACACCGTCCCTTCAGCCGTCCGCTGATCTGAACCGCATCCATTTTCTGAGCCCCCGCCTGACCGGCGGGGGCCTCGTCTTGCCCCAGGAGGCATCTATGAACGACTTCGAATGCGCCTACGAGTTCACCGCCGACTTCGAGGAAGCTACGCAGGGCACAAGAACGACAAGGCCGGGGAGACCAACTTAGGTATCCCTGCCAGCGTCTGGACTGCCTGGTGGTGAGGGATGGTGGGGGTCTCGTTCGTGACTTGATGTTGGTTCATTCCGCCGTTCCCTTGCCCCCGCGCCGACGTCTGGCGCTTCATGTGCTGCTCAGGGCCGGAACGTCCAAGCCGTCAGTGCCCAAGTCGCTGCCCGGGGCACCAGCATCCCCAGCAGGCCATGCAGGCCTGCCTGGACGCACGCCAGCCACAGCGGCGCGTCCTGAGGCAGGTCCGGCGTGAGGATGATCACCCCGAGCACGAACCATGCGAACCTCGCGAATAAGCCCAGCAGGTACTGCCTGAAGTCGCGCTGGCTCACACGTCACGTTCGCGCAGTTCACGCACCAGCCACACCGGCATGTGATCCGCCGCCAGGCCGATTGCTGACGGGACGTGTCGGCCGGTCTGCGGACTCAGCCGCAAGCGCGCGACGCGCCCCACCAGCAGCAGCGCGTCGTCCAAGCTCAAGTCGGGCAATGACGAGAGCGCCGGCAGCAGGGTGCGGGCCATGCTGGGGTAGCGCGCCAGCAGGCCGCGCAGGTCTTGGTACGTCTTCAGGCTGCAGCCCTGCCCGATGCGCAGCGCGTCCAGCTGCACGGCAATTCCTGGCTCGAGGGTCTGCGGCAGGCCGCCCAGGCTGAACCCCCTGGCGCTCATGCGATCCACCGCGTCGCGTGGTGCGGGTCGTCAACGTCGGTCAGCTCGCGAACCATCCAGACGGGCAGCTGATCGAGGATCGGCGCGAGCACGTCGACCTCCCAGATCGGGCCCTGATACGCGTGCATGATCCGCCGCAACCGGTGCTTCAGGTTGAGGACGTCGTAGCTTTGCAGGTGCCGCAGCAGGGCCCAATGCGCGAACGGATTGTGCTCCTCGAGGCGCCGCAGCAAGTCGAGGTGGGCGTTGTCGAGGATGGCGGTGCCGGCGAGCTGTCGGGCTCGCAGCTCGAGCTCCCATCCCCGGGTCGGGGTGCTTGTTCCTGCCGTCTTCATTGTTCGGACTGACTGGGGCATTCGGTCCTCCTACGCCCTCATCATATACAGTCCATCCCAATCTGGACACAACAGATTAACGACCCGTACTCTGCAGGAGTGAAGAAGCGACCCCCAGGAACAGGCAGCATCAGGCAGCGACGAGACGGGCGTTGGGAGGTGCGGCTGACCCAGACTGATGGGTCAAGCATCAGCCGGTACGCGAGGAGCAATATTGAAGCGGTGAGGCTCCTGGATAGCCTCCGGGCCGCTACCCCCAGCAGTGCCCAGGGCCGCGATCAGCGCGACATCACCCTCACGGCTTGGCTCACGGGCTATGTCGACGGCCGCCGGGAAGAGCTGCAACCGGGCACCCTCGGCAAGTTAGAGTGGCACGTGGCCCTGACGCAAGGCCACGAGGTCGGCGACACCCCGCTCGGGCGCCTGACGCCGGCACGGCTCGAGGCGTTCTACCGCCACCTGATGGCCGGGCACAAGCGGTCAACGGTGGGTGACGTGGCCGGCCTGGTCAAGCGCGCGCTGCGCCGCGCGGTGCGGCACGAGATCATCCCCAACAACCCTGCTGATGCGACTGAACTCCCACGGGGCAGGCGCGCAGACCGCGAGCGGGTGGCGCAGATCCTGCAGGCCGGTGACGTCCAGCGCCTGGTCAAGGCCGCGCGCGAGGACACCCTCTGGCCCCTGTGGCATCTCGCGCTGTCCTGTGGGCTGCGGCACGGCGAGCTGCTGGGCCTGCAGTGGCGAGACCTCAGCTGGGCCCACCAGGAGCTCAGCATCAACCGCACCGTGATCGTGGTGAACAACCGCCCCACGGTCGGCAGCCCGAAGACGAGCAGCTCGGAACGCGCCATCCCCCTGCCGGGCGAGGTCATCGCCACGCTGCGCGCCTGGCAGACGAATCCGGAGCGACCCCACAGCGCGGACGGCTGGCTGTTCTGCACCGCGAGCGGCACGCCCCTGCTGCAGAACAACGTCCGGCGCAGCTGGAAGCGCCTGCTGGGCCGTGCAGGCCTGCCGAACAGCATCCGCATTCATGACCTGCGGCACACCTACGCCTCGATGTTGATCGCCCACGGCATTGACCCCAGGACTGTGTCTGACCTGCTGGGCCACTCCGACACCAGGTTCACACTGAGCCACTACGTGCACAGTGAGCGGAGGGCCAGGCTCAGGGCTGCGCGAATCGAACCATCAGACCTGTACCGAGACTAGGCCGACTCAGACACCGGGCACCCGCCGGAGCGCCCCCAGGTTGAGCGCGCTCTACCGGGCCAGCAGCCGCCCTTCTGGGTCACATCTGGGTCAAGAGAGAACCGCCATTCCGTGAGGAATGGCGGCTGCGTTGGTAGACTCGAGGAGATTTGAACTCCTGACCCCTACCGTGTCAAGGTAGTGCTCTACCCCTGAGCTACGAGTCTACGGGTACAGGTTGGAGGCGCTGGGCGGACTCGAACCGCCGGTGGAGGTTTTGCAGACCTCTGCCTTACCACTTGGCTACAGCGCCGTTCAGGATATGGCCGGGGCTTGCTTGGAGGCCTGTCTCCCAGCGGGATGAATGTTAGCACGCCCCCCCGGGGCTGTCAAAGGGTCCCCCCGCACGGTGTACGCTGAACACCGAACCCTATGCGCACCCTCACGCTCCTGGCGCTCACCGCGCTGGCCCTCACGGCCTGCACCGCCCCCCCGCTGCCCGTGGACGCGGGCGTGTTCCGCTCACCCGAACGCACCCTCAACATGGCCCACCAGGGCGGCGAGGACCTCTGGCCGTCCAACACCCTCATCGCCTACGCCGGCGCCGCGCGCCTCGGCGTCGACATGATGGACACCGACCTGCACGCCACCCGCGACGGCGTCCTGGTGCTCTCCCACGACGACACCGTCGACCGCCTCACCGACGGCCACGGCGCCATCCGTGACCTCACCTTCGCGGAACTGCGCGCCCTCGACGCCGGCTACCGCTTCACGCGCGACGACGGCCGCACCTACCCCTACCGCGCGCAGGGCGTCCGCATCCCCACCGCCGAGGAAGCCTTCGAGCAGTACGGCCACTTCCCGTGGACCATCGAGATCAAACAGGCGCAGCCCAGCATCGCGCGGCCCTTCTGCGACCTCATCCACCGCTACGGCATGCAGCGCAAAGTCATGGTCGCCAGCTTCAGTGACGACGCCATGAACGACTTCCGCCGCACCTGCCCGGACGTGCCCACCAGCATGACCGAACGCGAACTGCGCCCGCTCGTGCTGCTCAGCAAGGTCGGCCTGGCCGCCCTCGTGCCCACGCCCGGCGCGGCCGCGCAGGTGCCCGTCCGCAGCGGCGGCCTGGAAATCGTCACGCCCGCATTCATCCGGCAGATGCACGCCCGCGGCGTCGCCGTGCACGTCTGGACCATCAACGACCGCGCTGAAATGCAGCGCCTCATCGCGCTCGGCGTGGACGCCATCGACACCGACCGCCCGGACCTCCTGCGCGAAGCGCTGCAGGCCCACGCGCGCTGAGCACGGTACGCTGAAGCATGACCGACCCAGCGAACGTCACCAACAACGTAGAACGCCACCAGTACGAACTCCCCGTCGACGGGCAGATCGCGTTCGCCGAATACCGCGAAGTCGGCGACGCCATCATGTTCACGCACACCGAAGTGCCGCAGGCGCTCGAAGGGCGCGGCATCGGCTCCACACTGGTCCGCGCCGCCCTCGACGACGTCCGCGCCCAGGGCAAGAAAGCCATTCCCATGTGCCCGTTCGTCGCCGCGTACATCCGCGACCACCGCGAGTACGTGGACCTCGTGCACCCCATCCAGCGCGGCGTGCTCGGCATCTGACGCCGAGCGCAGCACGAAGGGCGGCCCTCCACGGAGGGCCGCCCTTCGTGCTGCGCTCAGGCGCGCGTGCGGTAACGCTCCAGCAGTTCCGCCTTCAGGTCATCGAAGGCCACGCCCTTACGTTCCTTGTGCCCCTCAGGCGTCCGCTCGCGCACGCTCACCTGACGGCCCTCCTGCTCCTTGTCCCCCACGATCAGCATCACCGGGATCTTGCTGAGTTCCGCCGCGCGCACCTTCGCGTTCATGCGGTTGCTGGAGTCGTCCACCTCCGTGCGCAGGCCCGCCGCGCGCAGCTCCGCTTCCAGCGCGTACGCGTACTCGTTGTGGCGGTCCGCGATCGGGATGATCGCCACCTGGCGCGGCGCGAGCCACAGCGGGAAGTCCCCGCCGTAATGCTCGATCAGGATGCCCACGAAGCGCTCCAGGCTCCCGAACGGCGCGCGGTGAATCATGATCGGGCGGTGATCCGCGCCGTCCTCACCGACGTAGCTGATGTCGAACCGCTCCGGCAGGTTGTAGTCCACTTGAATCGTCCCGAGCTGCCACTCGCGGCCCAGCACGTCGCGCACCACGAAGTCCAGCTTCGGGCCGTAGAAGGCCGCGTCGCCCGGCTCGATGGAGTACGGCAGGCCGACCTCCTCGACCGCCTCGATGATCTGGCGCTCCGCGGCGTTCCAGTTGTCCTCGGCGCCCACGTACTTCGTGTTCTCCGGGTCGCGCGTGCCCACGCGGAAGCGCACATCGTTCATGCCGAACGTCCGCAGCACCAGCACCGTCAGGTCCAGCACGTTCAGGAACTCCGCCTTGAGCTGATCCGGGCGGCAGAACAGGTGCGCGTCGTCCTGCGTGAAGCCGCGCACGCGCGTCAGGCCGTTCAGCTCGCCGCTCTGCTCGTAGCGGTACACCGTCCCGAACTCCGCGAGGCGCACCGGCAGGTCACGGTAGCTGCGCGGCTTGCTCGCGTAGATGCGCACGTGATGCGGGCAGTTCATGGGCTTGAGCATGTACTGCTCGTCATCCACCGTGATCGGGCTGAAGTTGCTGTCGCTGTAGTTCTGGTAGTGCCCGCTCGTCTTGTACAGCTCCAGGTTCCCGATGTTCGGTGTGACGACCCCCTGGTACCCGCGCGCGAACTGCTGCTCGCGCAGGAAGCGCGTGAGCTCCTCGCGCAGGATCGTGCCGTTCGGCAGCCACATCGGCAGGCCCTTCCCGACCAGCGGGTCGATCACGAACAGCTCCAGCTCACGGCCGAGCTTGCGGTGGTCGCGCTTCTTCGCTTCCTCGAGGCGGTGCAGGTACTCGTCGAGTTCCTTCTGCGTCGCGAACGCCACGCCGTAGATGCGTTGCAGGATCGGGTTCTTCTCGTTGCCGCGCCAGTACGCGCCGGACGTGCTCATCAGCTTGAACGCCCCCGGCAGCGCGCCCGTACGGGGGAAGTGCGGCCCGCGGCACAGGTCCGTGTAGTCACCCTGCGTGTAGAACGTGATGGGCTCATCGTCCGGCAGTTCGCGGATCAGCTCGGCCTTGTACGGGTCGCCCCCGAACTGCGCGAGCGCCTCCGCCTTGCTGACCTCGCGGCGGGAGAAATCGAGGTTGCGGCTGAGAATCTCGCGCATGATCCGCTCGATTTCCGGCAGGTCCTCCTCGCGCAGCGGCTCGGGCAGGTCAAAGTCCTGATACCAGCCGTTCTCGATGCTGGGGCCCACGCCGCGCTTCACGGCGTCCGCCGGGTGCCCCTTGGCGCGGTAGAACTCACCGACCGCCTGGCTCATCACGTGGCCGAGCGAGTGGCGGAACACCGCCGCGGCCTCGCCGGGGTTCTTCTTCGTGATCAGCGTGATGCGCGCGCCGTCCGGCAGGGGCGTCATGAGGTCCACGAGGTCGCCGTTCGCCGTGGCGGCCAGGGCGTCCTGCGCGAGGCGCGGGCCGATGGCGCGCGCGGCGTCGAGCGCCGTGGCGCCCTGCTGAAGGTCCAGTTGTTTACCGTCGGGAAGAAAGACGTGCATGTGTACTCCAAGAGGGAAAGCCCGTCATGCGGGCACGAGAAGGGCGGCCTGACCGATTCCCACAGCGAAACGCCTGAAAGCCGCAGGGCTCTCAGGCGCGCAGAGTTCGCGTGCTCAGCCGACCAGAACGCATTCGATGGCCACGCGCAACGTTCACCACCAGGCCGGAGTGAGAACGCGCGCGCATCATGCCCACACCATACCAAACCGGGCGCGCCAGCGTACCACACGGCGCCCGGTACAATCCGCGCATGTCTCCCCACGCGCGCGGGCTCCTGCTCCTGATTCTCGTGACCGCCATCTGGGGCAGTACCTTCCCGGTCATCAAAGGCGCCACCGACACGCTCGCCCCGCCCATCCTGATTGCCTGGCGCTTCACGGTCGGCGCCGTCACGCTGCTGCCGCTGCTGCTCATCCGCCGGCAGCCCCGCCCCGCCGGGACCGCGCTGCCGCCCCGCTCGCTCCCGCGCGACGCCCTCATGCTCGGCGCGTGGCTGATCGCCGGGTACGGCACGCAGACCATCGCGCTGCAGACCACCACCGCGAACCGCGCGGCGTTCTTCACGGCGCTCAGCGTCGTCCTCGTGCCCCTGTGGGTCACGGTCGCGGGGCGGCAGCGGCTCGGCTGGACACTCGGCCTCGCGCTGCCGCTCGCCGTCGGCGGCCTCGCGCTGCTGTCCTGGGAGGGCGGCGCGCTCGTCACCGGCGACCTGTGGGCGCTCGCGTGCGCGTTCACGTACGCCGGGTTCATCCTCGCGCTCGAACGCACCGCCGCGCATCACGCGCCCCTGCCGTTCACGCTCGCGCAGGTGCTCGCCGTGGCAGGCTTCGCGTGGCTGTGGGCGCTGATCGCCGCGCCCACCCAGCTGCTCCCCGCACACGCCCCGTGGGGCGCCCTCGTGTACCTCGGCGTGGCCGCCACCGCCGTCACGACGCTGCTGCAGACCATCGGGCAGCGCACCGTCACTGCCACCGAAGCCAGCATCATCTACGCGCTCGAGCCGGTCGCGGCGGTGCTGTTCTCGTTCCTGCTGCTCGGCGAGGGCATCGGCGTGCGCGGCCTGATCGGCGGCGCGCTCGTCGTCGGCGCCACCATCCTCAGCCAGTGGCCCGCCTTGGGCGGCCGCCCGGAGATCCCCGAGATTCACACCGAACGGCTGGACTGACCCCGCAAAGGGCGCGCGGGAACGCGCGCCCCTGCCTCAGGGGGCAGGCGTGAACTCGAACAGCACCACTTCCGCCGGGCAGTTCAGGCGCACCGGGACGCCCGTGACGCCCAATCCGTTCGTCACGAACCCGTGGTTCACGCGCGGCGGCGTCGCCGCGACGCTCTCATCCGCCGCGTTCGGCTGCGCCGCCGCCGCGCTCACCCACCCCGCCAGGAACTCCGTGCCGTACAGGCTCGCCTGCTTCACCGGCCCCATGAACGGGATGTCCACCTGCCCGCCGTGCGTGTGCCCGCTGAGCGTCAGTGCCACGCCGTCCGGCACGAACGGCAGGAAGTCCGGGTTGTGGCTCAGCAGCAGCGTTGTGCACGACCCGCACTCCCGCAGCGCCGCCGCGACGTCCTGATTCCCGAACCACCAGTCGTCCACGCCCGCCACGAACAGGTCCTCGCGCACGCGCACGCCCGCGTTGTTGATCACGCGGATGCCGAGCTTTTCCAGCTCCGCCGCGAACGAGCCACGCGCCCGGTGCGTCGTGAGGCTCGTCCAGTCGTGATTCCCGAACACCGCGTACACGCCCAGCGGCGCGCGCAGGTGCTGCAGTTCGCGCAGCAGCGCGCCCCGCGAGCGGAACGTGAAGCTGGTGTCCAGGAAGTCACCGCCGAACAGGATCAGGTCCGGCTGCGCGCGCACCGTGGCGCGCACCCACGCGCGCACGCTGCGCGCCCCGATGAAGTTCCCGTAGTGCATGTCCGCGAGGAACGCCACCCGCACGGGCCGCTGCAGGCCCGGCAGGGCGCGCGCCTCGTGGCGCACGCGGAAGCGGTAGGCGCTCAGCACGCCGAACCCGCCCGCCAGGCCGAGCAGGCGCAGCGCGGTGCGGGCGGCGCGGCCCACCGTCGAGGGCCGCGCGGGCGAGGGGGCGGAGGGGGCAGAGGGGCGGCTCATGCGTTCAGCCTAAACGAGTGCGTCCGGCGCGGCCTTGAGGTGACCTTCCGCGTTCGTCAGGCGGTGAACGGCAGCACGCCGGGCGTCGCGTCGCCGCGCAGGGCCTCGCCGAGCGCGCGCAGGTTCGCGTCGCGGAAGCCGTACGTGACGAGCGCGGGCAGGCCCAGGTCTGGCGCGAAGTACGGGTTCCACAGCGCCAGGTGCAGCGCCCGCCGGCTGCGCAGGCCGTCCACGAGTGCGCGCTCCGCGTCGGTCAGGCCGAACCGGGCGGTCGTGGCGAACAGCACGAGGTCCGCGTCCGGAAGGTCCGCTGCGGCGGGCGGCTGGGCAGGATCGTAAACCACGGTCTGCAGGTCCGGCAGGAACGCGCGCAGGCCGCTCGTGAGCGCCTCACCGCTCAGGTGGTCCTCGTACGGGCCGCCCACGTCCGCGTGCGCGGCCACGACCAGCAGCGTCCGCTCGCCCGCCCGGGGGAGCGGCACCGCGCCGAACGGCGTGACGGCGCGCGTGGCCACGCCGGACATCAGGCGCGCGTCGTGCTCGCGTTCCGCCGCGCCGTACGCGCGCGGGGTGCCCGGGAAGCGCGCCGCAGCCCGCGCGAGGCGCGCGAGGCTCTCCTGCACCCGCGCTTCCGGCAGGCGCCCGCTCCGCAGGGCCTCCTGCAGGGCGCGCACGTTCCGCTCGTGCAGCGTGGCGTCCCCGTGCCCGCAGGTCAGCACGGCGTCCGCGCCGGCCCGCAGCGCGAGCGGCGCGGCGTCGCCGTCCGGGTACAGGTCCGCAATGGCGCGCATGTCCGTGGCGTCCGTGATGACCACGCCGTCGTACCCCCACTCGCGGCGCAGCACGCCGTCCAGCAGGGCAGGGGAGAGCGTGGCGGGGTTCACCGGGTCGAGCTGCGGGTACAGGATGTGCGCCGTCATGAGGCTGCCCAGCCCGGCCTGCACGGCCGCGCGGAACGGGACCCACTCCACGGCCTCCAGGGCCGCGCGGCTCTTGTCGACGCGCGGCAGCGCCAGGTGACTGTCGGTGTGCGTGTCCCCGTGCCCGGGGTAATGTTTCGAGCCGCTCATGACGCCCGCCGCTTCCAGCCCCTGCGCCCACGCCACGCCGAGGCGCGCGACCTCATGCGGGTCCGCGCCGAAACTCCGCTCGCCGATCACGGGGTTCAGGGGGTTCACGTTCACGTCGAGGGCCGGTGCGAAATTCCAGTTGATGCCGAGGTCCAGCAGACCGCGCGCGGCGACGCGTCCGGCCTCGCGGGCGGCGTCCGCGTCGCGGGTCGCGCCGAGCGCCATGGGGGCGGGTGCTTGCGGCGTGTCGAGGCGGCGCAGGACCGCGCCGCCCTCCTGGTCGGTGGCGATCCACGCGTCCTCGCCGAGGGCGTCGCGGACGTCACGGATGAGCCGCGCGGTGCGTTCGGGCGTGGTGATGTTCCGCCGGAACAGGCAGATGCCGCCGAACTGGTACGTGCGCAGCAGGCGCGCGCTGTCGGCGTCGAGGTCCGGGCCGGGCAGGTCGGCAATCAGGGTGCGGTTCGCGTCAAGCATGCTGTTCTCCGAGGGTGAGGGTGGTGGGACGGCCGAACCAGACGACGCCGGGCGCGCGGTTCAGCTCCTGAAAGCCGACGCGCGGGTAGAACGCCAGCGCGCCGGCGTTGCGGTCGTCCACGCCAAGGTGCAGGGCGGGCGCGCCGGCGTCCTGCGCGCCCTGCAGGGCGCGCAGGACGAGGGCCCGACCGACGCCCCGGCCGCGCGCACGCTCCGCGAGGTTGATGTGCAGGTGCGCCGGGTGGGTGCCCGTGAGGGCGCCGGGCGTGCGGGCGGGCGAGTGGAGGTGCGCGATCAGGCGCGCGTCGTGCGGCGTGCCGGACGTGCCCAGGGGGTAGCGGTCCCGCAGGGCGGGCCACCACGCGCGCGCGAGGGCGTCCTCGAACGCGGGCGTGTCGGGCGTGCCGAGCACGTACCCGGCGACG encodes:
- the thrS gene encoding threonine--tRNA ligase, which produces MHVFLPDGKQLDLQQGATALDAARAIGPRLAQDALAATANGDLVDLMTPLPDGARITLITKKNPGEAAAVFRHSLGHVMSQAVGEFYRAKGHPADAVKRGVGPSIENGWYQDFDLPEPLREEDLPEIERIMREILSRNLDFSRREVSKAEALAQFGGDPYKAELIRELPDDEPITFYTQGDYTDLCRGPHFPRTGALPGAFKLMSTSGAYWRGNEKNPILQRIYGVAFATQKELDEYLHRLEEAKKRDHRKLGRELELFVIDPLVGKGLPMWLPNGTILREELTRFLREQQFARGYQGVVTPNIGNLELYKTSGHYQNYSDSNFSPITVDDEQYMLKPMNCPHHVRIYASKPRSYRDLPVRLAEFGTVYRYEQSGELNGLTRVRGFTQDDAHLFCRPDQLKAEFLNVLDLTVLVLRTFGMNDVRFRVGTRDPENTKYVGAEDNWNAAERQIIEAVEEVGLPYSIEPGDAAFYGPKLDFVVRDVLGREWQLGTIQVDYNLPERFDISYVGEDGADHRPIMIHRAPFGSLERFVGILIEHYGGDFPLWLAPRQVAIIPIADRHNEYAYALEAELRAAGLRTEVDDSSNRMNAKVRAAELSKIPVMLIVGDKEQEGRQVSVRERTPEGHKERKGVAFDDLKAELLERYRTRA
- a CDS encoding glycoside hydrolase family 3 N-terminal domain-containing protein, whose amino-acid sequence is MLDANRTLIADLPGPDLDADSARLLRTYQFGGICLFRRNITTPERTARLIRDVRDALGEDAWIATDQEGGAVLRRLDTPQAPAPMALGATRDADAAREAGRVAARGLLDLGINWNFAPALDVNVNPLNPVIGERSFGADPHEVARLGVAWAQGLEAAGVMSGSKHYPGHGDTHTDSHLALPRVDKSRAALEAVEWVPFRAAVQAGLGSLMTAHILYPQLDPVNPATLSPALLDGVLRREWGYDGVVITDATDMRAIADLYPDGDAAPLALRAGADAVLTCGHGDATLHERNVRALQEALRSGRLPEARVQESLARLARAAARFPGTPRAYGAAEREHDARLMSGVATRAVTPFGAVPLPRAGERTLLVVAAHADVGGPYEDHLSGEALTSGLRAFLPDLQTVVYDPAQPPAAADLPDADLVLFATTARFGLTDAERALVDGLRSRRALHLALWNPYFAPDLGLPALVTYGFRDANLRALGEALRGDATPGVLPFTA
- a CDS encoding tyrosine-type recombinase/integrase, whose amino-acid sequence is MRLLDSLRAATPSSAQGRDQRDITLTAWLTGYVDGRREELQPGTLGKLEWHVALTQGHEVGDTPLGRLTPARLEAFYRHLMAGHKRSTVGDVAGLVKRALRRAVRHEIIPNNPADATELPRGRRADRERVAQILQAGDVQRLVKAAREDTLWPLWHLALSCGLRHGELLGLQWRDLSWAHQELSINRTVIVVNNRPTVGSPKTSSSERAIPLPGEVIATLRAWQTNPERPHSADGWLFCTASGTPLLQNNVRRSWKRLLGRAGLPNSIRIHDLRHTYASMLIAHGIDPRTVSDLLGHSDTRFTLSHYVHSERRARLRAARIEPSDLYRD
- a CDS encoding DMT family transporter; this encodes MSPHARGLLLLILVTAIWGSTFPVIKGATDTLAPPILIAWRFTVGAVTLLPLLLIRRQPRPAGTALPPRSLPRDALMLGAWLIAGYGTQTIALQTTTANRAAFFTALSVVLVPLWVTVAGRQRLGWTLGLALPLAVGGLALLSWEGGALVTGDLWALACAFTYAGFILALERTAAHHAPLPFTLAQVLAVAGFAWLWALIAAPTQLLPAHAPWGALVYLGVAATAVTTLLQTIGQRTVTATEASIIYALEPVAAVLFSFLLLGEGIGVRGLIGGALVVGATILSQWPALGGRPEIPEIHTERLD
- a CDS encoding GNAT family N-acetyltransferase — protein: MPDPAFRVRLATPADEAAVYGLCLRTADAGADATALHAHPDLPGHVYAGAYLHVPPAFALIAEDAEGVAGYVLGTPDTPAFEDALARAWWPALRDRYPLGTSGTPHDARLIAHLHSPARTPGALTGTHPAHLHINLAERARGRGVGRALVLRALQGAQDAGAPALHLGVDDRNAGALAFYPRVGFQELNRAPGVVWFGRPTTLTLGEQHA
- a CDS encoding GNAT family N-acetyltransferase, whose protein sequence is MTDPANVTNNVERHQYELPVDGQIAFAEYREVGDAIMFTHTEVPQALEGRGIGSTLVRAALDDVRAQGKKAIPMCPFVAAYIRDHREYVDLVHPIQRGVLGI
- a CDS encoding metallophosphoesterase, giving the protein MSRPSAPSAPSPARPSTVGRAARTALRLLGLAGGFGVLSAYRFRVRHEARALPGLQRPVRVAFLADMHYGNFIGARSVRAWVRATVRAQPDLILFGGDFLDTSFTFRSRGALLRELQHLRAPLGVYAVFGNHDWTSLTTHRARGSFAAELEKLGIRVINNAGVRVREDLFVAGVDDWWFGNQDVAAALRECGSCTTLLLSHNPDFLPFVPDGVALTLSGHTHGGQVDIPFMGPVKQASLYGTEFLAGWVSAAAAQPNAADESVAATPPRVNHGFVTNGLGVTGVPVRLNCPAEVVLFEFTPAP
- a CDS encoding glycerophosphodiester phosphodiesterase, which codes for MRTLTLLALTALALTACTAPPLPVDAGVFRSPERTLNMAHQGGEDLWPSNTLIAYAGAARLGVDMMDTDLHATRDGVLVLSHDDTVDRLTDGHGAIRDLTFAELRALDAGYRFTRDDGRTYPYRAQGVRIPTAEEAFEQYGHFPWTIEIKQAQPSIARPFCDLIHRYGMQRKVMVASFSDDAMNDFRRTCPDVPTSMTERELRPLVLLSKVGLAALVPTPGAAAQVPVRSGGLEIVTPAFIRQMHARGVAVHVWTINDRAEMQRLIALGVDAIDTDRPDLLREALQAHAR